The DNA sequence GAAAGAGGAAAGTGAACCTTCcttgtaactttgttgagcttacgatAATCCATACAAACTCTCCAACCGCTGACCGTTCTTGTGGGAATAAACTCATTCTTCTCATTAGTAACAACCACCATGACCCCttatttgggacacattgaaccaaaGAGGTGCATgatcggaaatggggtagacaaccccgacatttagccacttgataatctcctttttgaccactttTTGCATAGCTTTgttgagtcttctttgatgttcaattgaCGGTTTAGCACCATcatccaacttgatcttatgcgtGCAAAATGTGGGGCTTATTACCTCGCATATTCGCCAAAGTCCACCAATACCTTTCTTTCCTCTTTTGCAATACCACCAATGTGgaatcaacctgcacgttagtcaaacaagaggaaagaataactagtaaagtagaacaagggccaagaaattcatatcgATAATGTGGTGGCAATGGTTTCAACTCCAAAGTAGGTGgatcttcaatagaaggctttgtaggaggagttttcctattttcaagatccaaagataattttcggggtgcatagtaaCACGACCCGATTCCTTGCAAACagttcacacattccataaaACCATCCATCTCAttatcatcaaagttgagcaacgGCTTCCAACACATCACCAATATTGATTGtacacttgtatcatcaacaataacatcggtcaccaaatccacaaaagaacacaccttaTTGATATTAGGTTGCCACATAGACTTGTACACATGGAATGCCACTCTTTCATCACCAactcggaaagtgagttctctggcttccacatcacaaagagccttgaCCCTAGCAaagaaaggtcttccaagaataataggcatttcataatcaacctcacaatctagaataacaaggTTCGCGGGAAGAATTAACTTATCAACTCTGACCAAAACATCCTCAATCACTCCCAACGGCCTCTTCATGGTATGATcgaccatttgcaacctcatagatatgggtcttggttTTCCAATTCCCGAAGTCTTAAACACCGAGTAGGgtatcaaattgatactcgccccaagatcataaagagctttagcaaaattGGAACTCCTAATAGTACAAGAAATCGTGAAAGCAtcaggatcctccaacttaggagacATGTAATAAAccattgcactcacttgatgagtaactttgatagtttcaaaattcatccacCTCTTCTTGGTCGCAAGATCTTTCTTAAACTTGGCATAATGGGGAATGTTTTCCAAAGCTtctaccaatggcacattaataaaGAGACTTTTCATCATTTGAATAAACTtgttgaattgattctcaccattttgcttggcaagtctttgaggataaggaggtggaggcttaggcaagggtgccttagccttttgcactaccagttctggtatgtcaataatgtgctCCCTatacgggttacctcttcttgagtctcctccacattatcATCAATGTCAATCTGAACCTCATCACTTTATTGAACATCATTGTTTGGGATTTCCTCCTCTTGGATCACTTGGTCATCATCCACAAGTCGCCTTTGATTTGAGGTGGGTGAATTCCCGCCTCTTCCACTACTTGTGATAGCTGCCAtagcatgccccgtgttgttaccaccctttggatttactaccgtatcacttggtagtgcacgCTTAGGATGAGTAttaagagcttgagagattttccccatttgaactaCAAGATTACATATTGAGGTGGtatgtgaagcaagttgggcttCCAAATccgcattcttctccatcattttcttaaacatgttctcaattcggcccatttcattatttaaagaacttgaaccatgggacggataaggaggtgggttgtaCCAACATTGGGATCCTTTCAAAACCTAATCCCCGATTTCCATGATTATTGTTGCTTCCCCAACTTCCTTCATTGTTGCCTCCcaaatttccttggttgttgttgttgttgtgccaaTTTTTTTGATTGTTaggaccccaattgccttggttattttgagaatgccattgttgttgattgcaGCCTTGGAAATTTCTCTTTTGCCCTTGGTAATTGTTCATAAATTGTACCTTTTCTTCTTTCTCATGATAAGAATAATCTTGATCAAAACTACCATCATCTTGTGCATAATTTTCCACTCGGGATTTATCtagtggacccttggtcctcttcTTGTTGAACAACATATTTACTCCTTCCATAGCATGAACTTGCTTAGGAGCTTGTACTTGATTAAATTGAGCCTTAGCAAGTTGGGTCATAGTTGTTGTCAAtccggcaatggcttgcccatggtcttgcaactATTTAAGTAGATGAATAATGTTTGGATCACCTTGGGACACATTATCTTGGGATTACCAAGCCGAAGAAATTTCCACCATCTCATCAAGAATttcacatgcctccgcataaggtgtTGTCAGAAGTTGTCTCGGGCATATGATTGACCATACTTTAGTTCATAGTATTAATACCATGGTAGAAAGTTTGTTGGATCATGTTGTCATTCATATCATTGTTCGGGAACTCCTTCACCATTGTCCGATACCTCTCCCAAATTTCATGCAAAGGtacattgggctcttgcttgaaagcCAATAGTTCATCCCGAAGAGAATCCATGTGCCCGGGAAAGAAAAACTTAGCAATAAACTTtgccgccaattcatcccaagtatggatAGAATGATTAGGTAAGCATTCCAACCAATACAAAGCCTTACCCCTTAGTGAGAAAGGGAAAATCCTTAGCCTCGAAGCatcttccgaaatatttgtttctttgctcccccaacacgtatccatAAAGCCCTTCAAATGTTTAGAAGAATTTTGACTCGACGCCCCGGTGAAATAACCTCGTttctcaagcaaagtgagcatcacattggtaatttgaaagtttCCCGCCTAATGCGAGGGGGGACTATGTCTGGGCAAAATCCGATGTTAACACTAAGAACTTAGACTAAATAAAAGCGACCATGgaataaattatttttggtgtttttatcAATTGAGGAAAAGCCTAGGGATGTCACCTCCACCTAGGTGTAAACCTAACGAGTATGATAAGTTAACGCTTGTTTTGTAGATCGCGGTGTATTATGACTCTCAATTCTCAaatactcactcaatacctctcggtcatagagttgttatgcccaatttggctttctcaagaccaaatggatAGCAATCTAACCAATTGATATAAATCCAAGTTGGGTtctccctatctctagttcaaaccctttaatcaaACTAGCCAAAACCTTAACTAGCTCAATTTCTAGTTAGATAAGTTTTCCTACACtaggttcctctttctcaagtaagaactaagtcaaataggcatgaatcaatatttgcaaccattaattctagataTAATGCACAAAAAAGCTAAATAACTAACACCCAGTCATAAACGAGCATTAGTATTTACAAATcataagatttacacactaggattgggtcacgaccctagataaaatctagctactcatgctagaAGACATAGAAAACAAAATAGAAGTAATTAAAGACATAAACTACaattaaaagataaaagtaaTGGGTCTTCTCCATTTTTTATCACAACCTTTCAAAAATGGTAAAATACAACTGCTATAGCTGCTAGGAATACAAAAGTTGCCCTAAAAAAGTATTTCCTGTCTATTTATAGTGTCTAAAACTTCgttgacaaaaatgcccttcaggaggttctgcggtcgcacaattccatttgcggaccaaaattttcttcttctcttgTAATAGGAGGAACTCTGCAGTCACATATTTATCTCTGCAACTGCACTTCGGCTTCTACGACCGCACAATTTGGTTGCGGATCACATTTTCAAGAGGCTTTACACTTGGTATTTTGCACCTTCTCTGAACTTGTCAAACTTTGTCAGTGTGTGGCCACACAATTTGGTGTGCAGACCGCCATCTACAAAACTCCTCATATGCTTCAAGGCTTCATCTATGGCTGCACTTCCATATCTATGGTCCGCATGATCATCTGTCATCGCATAATTACTTCTACGGACTGCACTTCTACATGTAGTTTTCCTTTGTGCTTTTTTGAGCTGggatactcctttttgagttagatttcttcattGAGCTCTAAACTTCCAACATGCTTGCGATTCACACAATTTCATTAGATTTGTAAACTAAAATcactactttcggactaaaactaaagcaagaggtattaataagtggttaaaatccacacttattaTTTTCTCAAAGGCAATGAGATCTCCTCGTAATTCATCATATGATAATTTGTCTAGATCTTGAGACAAGTGCAACTACTTTTATTTTCCAAGTGGTTGGTAGACTTCTTAGGAATTTTCGAACTTGCTCAGCACTTGGATATGATCTTCCAAAATCTTTTAGATCTCCAATGATTTTACTAAATCGAGCAAACATTTCTTTAATGGATTTACCTTCTTTCATCTGAAAAAGTTCATAGTCA is a window from the Nicotiana tomentosiformis chromosome 10, ASM39032v3, whole genome shotgun sequence genome containing:
- the LOC138899771 gene encoding uncharacterized protein — encoded protein: MKSLFINVPLVEALENIPHYAKFKKDLATKKRWMNFETIKVTHQVSAMVYYMSPKLEDPDAFTISCTIRSSNFAKALYDLGASINLIPYSVFKTSGIGKPRPISMRLQMVDHTMKRPLGVIEDVLVRVDKLILPANLVILDCEVDYEMPIILGRPFFARVKALCDVEARELTFRVGDERVAFHVYKSMWQPNINKVCSFVDLVTDVIVDDTSVQSILVMCWKPLLNFDDNEMDGFMECVNCLQGIGSCYYAPRKLSLDLENRKTPPTKPSIEDPPTLELKPLPPHYRYEFLGPCSTLLVILSSCLTNVQVDSTLVVLQKRKERYWWTLANMRGNKPHILHA